GGTCATTGCTTCAAAAACTGCCCACTGCAAAATCAAACCTGCAACAAAGATCACTGCAAATCAAAGATGGAGATGAAATTTTGCAAGAATGAACACAACAAGAACATCGCATACCTCACTTGTACAGATTGTGACGGTTTTAAATGGGTCTCAGATGaagtcttcattgctgcaaaaaacagaattatgcattcaagtttacaacttaatgCTATATGTAAGGAACTTAACAATCTGAAAATGTAACCTGCAAATGTACTAATAAACAACCTGCCACTTTTGATTCAGCATTAATTCAagtctacaaaagaaaaaaatattgtcttcttaaacacaaaaaatcagaaaacggatctCAAATCATTTCTTCTTAGCCTTTCCATTTCCCCTTCCCTTTCCTTGTTTTATATTCTGAGATACAGATCCAATGCCAAAGAAGTTCTGATAAAGGTTATTTATTGTAGAGGGTGGAGTAGAAGATGGTGCTATAGATGGCAGACTCATAGGTGTTGTGGAAGCTGGAGTAGAAGATGGTGTTGCCAAAGGCTGACTGTCAGGCCCTGTAAAACATTCACCAACAAATGATGccgttctcttcttcttgtttgacTTAGCTGCACCCCTAACTCCGGTGGTCTGACTTGGCTCTATGTTGCTGAAGGTGAAGCTTTGTGCATCACATTCAGTCCTTTGCCTCTTTGCAGTTGGATTAGATCCCACTTCACCACCAGCACATGTTCTTTTGTTGTGGTTAGTAACATTTCCACATTTCCCacacctcctttttgtcttctcaACACGAGGTTCATCATAACTTCTTACCCTCTTGCTCTTGGGTCTTCCTGGTTTCCTACTGTGAGGAGGGTTCAAGATCTTCTTGTTCATGTTTGGCTGCAAGAACAAATGCACTTATATCAATGTAGTTGAGAATATAAATAGGGCATATAGTTacaaatttaagaagaaaaagtaCCTTGACCCATTCACTTTTATCATCTAGTGGTGCAAAAGTTGGTGCATATGTGGCCTTATAGTTCTCCACTGAATAGTAATCACTGCAGTACCTGCTCAAGCAGAGTATGTAAAGGTTAGTGCTAGATACATTTAAGGCCTAGAAATTGCATAAATAAGTTCTGAGACAAGGTACAGATttaaaaaaagagaaatcttacttTCTCCATTGTGGCCTTATGCTATGCAATGCACTCACTGCATGCATACAGGGGAACCCCCTCAACTGCCACTGCAAACAAGAGCAAGTCTTGGCAAGTATGTTCACTGTGAACACAGAATTCTTTGGACTAGTCACCATATATAACTCTCCAGCCACACAAGGGTCAACACCATAGTCAGTCACAAATTCCAACATTTTCTTAATCAATGTAACAACAGTAGGAACCAAATTACCATCTACCCATGATGCAGATTCAGTCCTCCTATTGTACCATGTACCCATCACTAAGTTAGCATACATTATTCCTATCATTATAATTGGTTTATTTCTCATCTTGTTGATCATATTGTTAAAAGACtctgaaaaattgttgttcatatGTTCACAACAGTGAATAGGGTTAAAAAAGGCCCTGGACCATGTAGCAGGATCTTCTCTACTGAGATAAACACCAGCTGCAGCACTCTGTTTCACAATATTGTCAAAATGTTCCTGCACATCCAATAAAAAACTAGCTTAACTTGACTGTCAAACAGTGCATAAAACCAATAACAAAGAACTGTTGTGAACTGTCAAACCTGAAAATGCTTTTCTTTGTATGCTTTTGCTGCATTCCATAAAGAACTGTATAATTCAAGACCCTTGTAATCCTTCTTGAAATTTTTGTATAAATGTCTGCATTTTAACACATTGCAATTAACATAAGGCCTTTATCTGATCtgacaaacaaaagaaacaagaaacaaagtTAGACAAGAAAGTTACCTCCAACACTATCTGTGGTGATGGCCAGGGAACACTATACCAACAGCTTTCAATAAACCTTTTTGCCTATCTGAAATGAAAGCCACTTTCACTGGATGTGCTAATATTGCATCcttcaaatgcttcaaaaaaatgatccaattTTCCTTTGTTTCAGCTCTGCATACCATAATTCCTAACATTACTAACCCATTCTGTCCATCAAGTGCAGTTGCAGCCATCAATACTCCCCCATATTCCCCTGTTAGATGGCATGCATCAAGCCCTATAACTCCCCTGCATGCTTTTCGCCAACCCCTCATTGCAGGTTCAAATGAGAGTGTCATGCTTTCAAAGGTGTTATTCACTGTGTCAAAAGTGAACTTAGCAACAGACCCATCATTGCATTTAATAAACATCTTGCAGAATGCTGGTACTTCATTGTAACTTTCTTTATAGTTCCCATATAATGACTCTAAAACTAGATTCCTAGCCTTCCATGCACACTGATATGGTATATTTACTCTCTTTTCAGCTAAGAAGTCTTCCTTGATTTTATAAGGGTCTGGAACAACTTTTTTAGGCTTATTCTTCATCTGATCAAGAACAAAATCCTTTACAAAATGAGGATCAGCAGATCTATTCCTATTTTGGGGATACCCTTCACACTTATGTTCCAAATTCACTTTCCTAAGAACAAAAGTCTTCTCACCCTCTTTCTTGCTAGCATACACAAACCAAGGACAATCATGTTTTGTTTTAAACCTACACTCAGCCTTAATTCTAGAGGGAGCACTTCTATCCAAAATA
Above is a genomic segment from Papaver somniferum cultivar HN1 chromosome 10, ASM357369v1, whole genome shotgun sequence containing:
- the LOC113315740 gene encoding uncharacterized protein LOC113315740, which codes for MDDFDDDFGQYMKGEHDVDLFPEEEVFTPVDPSKMEVKTRFANKEAFKKHLRGYCVLNKCQYILDRSAPSRIKAECRFKTKHDCPWFVYASKKEGEKTFVLRKVNLEHKCEGYPQNRNRSADPHFVKDFVLDQMKNKPKKVVPDPYKIKEDFLAEKRVNIPYQCAWKARNLVLESLYGNYKESYNEVPAFCKMFIKCNDGSVAKFTFDTVNNTFESMTLSFEPAMRGWRKACRGVIGLDACHLTGEYGGVLMAATALDGQNGLVMLGIMVCRAETKENWIIFLKHLKDAILAHPVKVAFISDRQKGLLKAVGIVFPGHHHR